CATGAGACACCAATGCATCTGCTCAATGGGATAGGAGAAGCCTCTCAGATTCAGGCGAAAGGGAAAAGTGGTGCCCATCGATATGTCCACACTGCCATTAATCACAGCAGCCAATACATCTGTGGAAGGAGCAAGTGCAGTTGCATTGGCCGGAAAAGGCTCTATAAGGATGCAGTTGTACTTTTGCTGAAACACATCCATAAAGTGACCCAGGGTGCCTTTATATATCGCCCTTCCCTGCTTGTCATAGTATCCTATGATACGAGGAGTTGCTCCACCAATTATAATGCGTACTCGATGTCCTTGAAGATCCTTAAGACGATTCGGAAAGATGATTGAGTGCGAATTGTAGGCGTGTTGCTCCATTTGAAAACGGGGAAAGGGATTGTAGCTATAGATCACATAAGTCCTCTGAAATGGATTAATAAAtctgttaattatatttatattgcatacagattttattttgaatacataatatatgcaagtttaaaaatgattctataaatataaaattctttgtccgcattcactgactgatcattgtacAGCATAAGCCGTAAGagctaggaggctgaaatttggACACAACATACATGAGACAATTTTATCTTGCAATTTTTCCTACTTTTATTCCTTTCTTACAAGCAATTTTAGCCAATTttgaacataaaatttatttaattttaatcttaatttggtatgaatttttaatttttaatattaaatgatcTCACTTTAATTGTActacatttacatataaatactgACACTTAAGCATGTTTTTTGGAATATCAAAGTGTACTATAATATTGATTACCATATaagtttattcaattttagatttattttattccatttcTATTTTCATACCTCGAAATCCCCAAAAACAGCCAACACATTAAGCAGTTTCATTTTCCAGCAGTGCGAAAACAGTTTGTAGAGAAACGTTTCATTCACTTCCCCTGGCTGCACCACAAAAACCACTCGAGTTGTGGTCATGAGTCGTAAATTGGCCACAAGGGTCTTGAGTAAACCTTCATGGTTTTGCAGCTCTGTGTCTGCCATATAAACCACAGTTAGCACGCGACTCGATTGCTTGTCGTATAGGAAATAACTGAACCTCTCATCAAACTGCATAACAGGAGTTTCCAGTGTGTCCATTAGACTGCTTACAAAATTGTGAACCACATCCTGATGCATCATAAAGCTGGCATTGTGGTTTTTCATTAGCAACAAATACTCGAAATTATTCTCTTTTTTAATGCTGCTCAGCAATTGCAACACGGCTGAATTATTTTGCCCCAATGTAGCCTTCAAAATCCACAGTAAATGACACCAAATGAACGAagaataaaacattttgaatatcAACTCACAACTGCAGGACACTGATTAATGTGGCTCCTTTTTTAAAGGGTTGCTAATGAATCCTTCGACGTGGAAAATGAACATTTCCAATTAGCGCTTTGTGTTAACAAGCGTCGCACAAAAACAAGTCCCTTAAGATTACAAGGACGAAATGTGTTTATCAGTGGCGTCGTCAACAGTGGGTCAGCCTTTACTTGTCCTTCAATCGCCAGTGGCTTACATAGGAATAAGGAATATAGGGAAGTCTTTTAACgaaaattacttatttattgttactATGTCTTTCGAAATTATTTTCCGTAAATTGGCCAAATTCTTCTCTTTTGATTGTTATCCAAATATAATGCtgtaagaataaaataactcgtttaaataaaaaattttcagtcagttgaaagtttttaaaaatggtttGTTTTGCAAcattataacattttattttgtcttacaaaaaaataactctATGTTGTATATCTTTCACTTCCTTTTTTTAACTTTCCTACTTGGAAGATTTTCGTTATTCGTAAATATATTCTGATATTTGATAAGATAAAAGCTACTCTTGGTTTGTGGAGTAATAAATGTTGTTCTAATTTcagaaaagttttatattttgattgatatatttaaacaaaaatttgaatcgATAATACTGATTTCCAATTGAACAGAAtagcatttatttactttgcaagCTCTTGAGATTCCAGAGGAGTATAATAATGAAACAACaccaaatatttcaaattaaaaagaaattgtagttgctttttaattttatgctttaATTATAATGCTTTGAGAATGCTATACAGATTAGATAAAGTTCAAGTTCAAGTCTATAAAATGTGTTGATTttcgaatatttaaaatttcaagaaaatgtCTATGATTAGCCCAACGATAGATGGCGCTTAAGTTCCTTTCTCCAGTGCAGTAATTGCTCGATCAGGAATACGATGAAAGCGAGAATCATCATCGATGCGGCGGCAATTAAAATGTAGTTCAGGTCAATTAGCTGCATGGCACGGAACTCGTTTGTCTGGCCAAGATCGGCCAGAGTCAGTTTGCCGGCAGTTATCATTTCGCTAAAGGCCATGTCACGCCAGTGAGTCATTAGTCCGGTTGCAGTCACCTCTCCGATCAAGCGATCGAGAGGCTCGCGAAAGACGGAGTTGATCGCAATGGGAAAAGCAAGTGGTAGACCATTGTCAATGCATAGATCATCGCGAAATTTAAACAGTGGTGATCTGAAGAGCTTCTGCCTCTGATGAATAATCATCCACTTGTCCAGCGGCATCATATAACCAAATTGAGTGTTAAATGAATCGCGCATCTCGAGATATTGTTCAAAGTCTGGCACGATTTTAAAGATGGATTTGAACCTATGCATATCGGGTTTGTACTTCATGAGCATCTCAAACTCTGGAGTCCAAATCACAATCTTAAAGTTGGACTTTAATATGTGATCCAAGCTGGAAAAGGGTTTCACTCGAGGAGCGCTTGTGATATAGGCAGAGAAATAGGAGTTGTACCAGGCGGTGAGCAGAAAACCCAAAATACAAATCTCCAGATAAATGCCACGCACCAGAATAGGAGCATTCAAAACCTCATTGAAGGACTGTCCCAATGCTCCTCTCAGGCAATTGTTGTGCATCAGAAACTCATGGGACTGTACCCGATAACCATGACGCCACAAACTGATCGAGAGCAACGCTGAGATCAGCATTAATGCTCCGACTGTGATCAGGAATGTGGACAGATCCATGACGCGACTGTAGATCTCACTGGGTGGCACATGGCCAGGCACAGGCAGCATTAAACACCAATTGACCAGCTCAAAGGGATAAGTATATCGATTGATCGGTGGCTCCGTATACGTGGCTGCCATGGCGAAGGGAACACTACCTCTTTGCACCTCGCCATCAAGTTGTAGAGCCGGCACCAGAAAGGATTCGTTTAGGTATATTGACTGTATCAATCGACAGTTGTACTTCAACTCGAAACAACGTCTCAAGTGACCCACGTAACCGGCATAAACCAGTTCTCCATTCTTTTGCCGATAAACTATCAGTCGAGGTGTAGAGCCGCCAATCATTATCGGCAATCGATAACCGCGAAGATTCTGCAGACGATTTATAAGAATCGGATTCGTTTTGTTATCAATGCGTCGTTCCTCGAATTGCAGTATCGGAAAGGGTGTATAACTAAAGAGTAGTCCAGTttcctaaaataaaaaatattattcaaatattatgtTAGCTTTTCTTTTCTAATCTTATCATAcaatttagaaaaaagttaCAATATAATCATATCTTATTTTGAAACTCGCATACATTGCCATGAAATTATTACTCTGCCTGTTTTGCAtgttttttgcctttttcctGGCGAAACCAAGTCAAGAAGAAGGTGAGTATAGCATAATTCGATAACTGAATAATAACTGATAATCTGTGCATTTTTAAAGAactattaattcaatttaatttcatgcaTTTCTTGATTCTCTAAAACCATTTCTTAAAATGCATTGTACTGTGTCAGTTCCTAGATAAGCTCAGTCTATTACAGATCCCAATTCTTCCTAGTTTAGAGAGATGCATGTATATGGCCAATCCCGGCCCCTGCAATGCCCAGATCAAAATGTTTGCCTATGATCCCTTCGAGAGTGAGTGCAAAGAATTCTTTTATGGCGGCTGCGGTGGAAATCCAAATCGCTTTGAAACTGAAAATGAGTGTCGTACCGCTTGTAATGTGAAGGACTTTTCAGAGGAATAGAAAAAAGGCTTAACAACTCTAAAATGcaacataaaaattgttaaattatagaataaaaacttgaaaaaataactaaattacttttatttaaggaTTGTAAAATAtctgatattttaatttttaatttatttatttaaaattttcaatgtaaaTGTCCATTGAGCTGGAAGCTGTTTATCGAAAAGTGAGctgtcaatatttaaaataattttattatttttaaatgaaaatttaaaaattatttattcacaatttgtaatttttaaagaaacatttttaatttaaataaacataataaaaaagagttgtttctatttagttcaaatcttttttaatacaaaaaaaatttgtcctATATCACGATACACCAACTAAAGAAATATATCTGCGATTTTCCCatgtaattttcttttagctaaaatttttgtgaacatatatttcttatttgcaatgcatgtaaaatattattatttattatgttacaCTTGCCTCAAAGTCTTCATAGATGGCCAGCACATTGAGCAATTGTTTCTGTTGCCAACACCATTCAAAAATCTCCTCCACTCGCATCTGTTTTCTCAATATCAATAACAAGGGTGGCGAATTCCACATTCTTAAGTTCAAAGCCAGAAAAGTCAGCAATTTTTCAGCTGGTTCCTCGATGAAGATAATGCTCATCAAGTGGCTCGAatgatatttgtttaaattgtagCTGACATTGGGTTCGTTTTTAAGCAGAATAATGGACACAGGCAGCTCCGATAACAACTTAGTCCAAGTTTCTAAAGTGTCGCCCAGAATCAATAGATAGTCAAAACTTTGCTGTCTTTGCAACTGCTGCACTAACTCTGGAATGGCCAATAGACTTTGACCAACGGTGCcgagtggcaacaacaagctGAGCAAACTGAGCAACTGCCTCATGTTGCAACCAGAACAACTTTGGTGACAATTTGTACGCGAAATCAATTTATACCTGATTTCCTGTCCAAACTGTGAAGCACGCACATTGCACATTAGACATTCCACTgggaaattatttgttaattctatttattaattatttatgaattctTTTATACTGAGCCCATAACGAACCCAGAGTATTTTAACTGAATTGCAATGTAGGAGGCAACTCCGATATAAAACTATAGTTATATCATTCGATTttcaagaacaacaaaaattaaacaataaaacttgAGGAAATtctaacaataaaaacataatagacCCCTAAACTTTTTTTGAAAGTGCGGGGTGTAAAAACATTAAGAGTACAATATAATGGGATTATTCAAAACATaagaaaataaactaattatttcaaaagaaaataaccTATATTGGAGAATtactaattatattaataataataaaaaaaaattttaaattagttatgcgaatttttttagttttgttactCTTTGTAATATTTGTAAGAATTGTGTGTCCTTGATCTCAATGGctgtaagagctagagctactaAAGAACCTATATTGGagaattatttataatcaaaaatatataaaaaaattaataatgcaatttttttttaattttcttactctttgtattatttgttgaaattgtgTGTCATAGATCACAATggctataagagctagagctactaAAGAACCTATATTGgagaattattaataataaaaaatataaaaatattaataatgcgattttttttaattttgatactctttgtattatttttaaaaattatgtgtcCTAAAACACAATggctataagagctagagctactaGATCTAGTGTCAACACTCTATTGAGTCAACGAAGACCGagactaatttttttttattaatatttaaattcttttgtaCTATTTATTCGTTTGAAGTTAATTCATTAGCTAATTAGATTAATAAATGCTAAAGATATCGTCTGATAACTGAAGCAGCTCCCCTTCCACGTACTCAtgactgttgttgtagctCTCGCCGGGAGCACAGAGATTCTTATAGATTGTATCGCGACGATGGCATTGACTGCCAGGATTCGTGGAGCCTTTGTATATAGGTAAATCATTCATATTATCGGTGGCAAAGGTGCAGACAAGACGGAAATGCTTAACAGAGTCACTGACAAAGGTCAAACCACTGCAGCCCACATGGGAATTCCGATCTGTCATCAGGAGCACAGTACGACTCACAGATCTGTTTGGGATTAGTTATGAACAATAgtataattaagtaaattgaCAGTTAGATTACCTACTTTCTTTTAAAATCAGGTGTAAGATGCAGGAGCATGTTCCTGGTCACAAATCGAGTATCCTCGAACCAGCCCTTTAGCAGTTCCTCGGTGAGTCCGGGTACAATCGAAGGCTTGTAGACTCCCGTAAATGACAGACCATCCAACACACTGCCAATGTTGGTAAATTGTGGTGAGGACATGCAGGGACGTGTTTCCGGTGCACACTTCGTAATGTACATGATGGCAAAGTTCTCGAGCTCCTTGGACCAGGCCATCCGTGCCATTCTTGCCGCCGGAAACAGGGTCCTTGTATAGCCCAAAGCCACCCTGTTGCGATAATTGTTAAGCAGACTCAGAATATGTTCCTTGTGGGGCGCCATGCCAATCACATTGGAGCTGGGGAAGCACAAGCTGCTGAAGCTCTAGCCACAATTATAtggaacatttttaaattaaatttacggattaagttttattttgaaaattaaaaaaaataaaatttaagaaaaaatacttaatatttcttataactgaaataacttttatttaattccttatctttaaaataaaaattttaattcaaaatttagcaatatgaaaaaatatgaatataagcttaaattaaaatattattaatatttttaatatattaaaatgtgttttttttttcgggaaatttctataaattcaCATCGAGAAAAGACTACGTTATAAACatgtaattttcatttactgatattaaatatataaaaaaaaaaatctcacctTATTCGTCTTGCAAGCCAAGTTGTGAACTCCACAATGCGGTAGTCTACAGTAAATATTGATCTTGGAGCTTTTTTTCCCCCAAGCAGAAGGGGAGATActcagtaacagcaacagtagTAAATGTCCAACTTTCAATAACATGATTTTGAGCTCCACTGTAGCTGGTTCGATACTAAGCAGTGAAGTCCAAATTCATTCTTATTATAGCTTACTCCACTGTTATT
The genomic region above belongs to Drosophila innubila isolate TH190305 chromosome 3R unlocalized genomic scaffold, UK_Dinn_1.0 2_E_3R, whole genome shotgun sequence and contains:
- the LOC117789543 gene encoding uncharacterized protein LOC117789543: MRQLLSLLSLLLPLGTVGQSLLAIPELVQQLQRQQSFDYLLILGDTLETWTKLLSELPVSIILLKNEPNVSYNLNKYHSSHLMSIIFIEEPAEKLLTFLALNLRMWNSPPLLLILRKQMRVEEIFEWCWQQKQLLNVLAIYEDFEETGLLFSYTPFPILQFEERRIDNKTNPILINRLQNLRGYRLPIMIGGSTPRLIVYRQKNGELVYAGYVGHLRRCFELKYNCRLIQSIYLNESFLVPALQLDGEVQRGSVPFAMAATYTEPPINRYTYPFELVNWCLMLPVPGHVPPSEIYSRVMDLSTFLITVGALMLISALLSISLWRHGYRVQSHEFLMHNNCLRGALGQSFNEVLNAPILVRGIYLEICILGFLLTAWYNSYFSAYITSAPRVKPFSSLDHILKSNFKIVIWTPEFEMLMKYKPDMHRFKSIFKIVPDFEQYLEMRDSFNTQFGYMMPLDKWMIIHQRQKLFRSPLFKFRDDLCIDNGLPLAFPIAINSVFREPLDRLIGEVTATGLMTHWRDMAFSEMITAGKLTLADLGQTNEFRAMQLIDLNYILIAAASMMILAFIVFLIEQLLHWRKELKRHLSLG
- the LOC117791274 gene encoding kunitz-type serine protease inhibitor; the protein is MKLLLCLFCMFFAFFLAKPSQEEERCMYMANPGPCNAQIKMFAYDPFESECKEFFYGGCGGNPNRFETENECRTACNVKDFSEE
- the LOC117791506 gene encoding allergen Tab y 5.0101-like, with protein sequence MAPHKEHILSLLNNYRNRVALGYTRTLFPAARMARMAWSKELENFAIMYITKCAPETRPCMSSPQFTNIGSVLDGLSFTGVYKPSIVPGLTEELLKGWFEDTRFVTRNMLLHLTPDFKRKSVSRTVLLMTDRNSHVGCSGLTFVSDSVKHFRLVCTFATDNMNDLPIYKGSTNPGSQCHRRDTIYKNLCAPGESYNNSHEYVEGELLQLSDDIFSIY